Proteins from one Mercurialis annua linkage group LG7, ddMerAnnu1.2, whole genome shotgun sequence genomic window:
- the LOC126657136 gene encoding uncharacterized protein LOC126657136 has translation MISLIARYKLQLICIIESRVNVSQYEKVWSSISKKLPDWDIIHNYDYSSVGRIWILYDKVKLNVVVTKKHIQFIHVCFMIGEKLVNCSVTYGSYIANDRIELWENLCQISRNISCSWMVAVDFNAVMDNSNRLGGNEIDIQAVEEFKEAIKKPILLNWVDYWLDSFVNVLSQGVSDHTPLVVNLNVSSSWGSNWNGSTIFQVTQKLKALKSKFRELNKADYSDISQRVITMREMVDKLQADMIKDPFNAILHDEERDCFNSLIKLMSWEENIMRQKSRMLWIILGDQKNKFFHRSIKQRQSKLKIINLKLSNGSISSNLEDIKNYIVNHFKNFMGTPNLSRTNVNYDILRSGYVLSDEDWSLLDCSTIDDEIKKTLFSIKDEKAPGPDGYNSCFF, from the exons ATGATTTCTCTGATTGCTAGATACAAGTTACAGTTGATTTGTATCATTGAGTCCAGAGTTAATGTTAGTCAGTATGAGAAAGTTTGGAGTAGTATTTCTAAGAAGTTACCTGATTGGGATATCATTCATAATTATGATTATTCCAGTGTGGGAAGGATTTGGATCCTTTATGATAAAGTTAAGCTGAATGTGGTGGTGACTAAAAAGCATATTCAGTTTATTCATGTCTGTTTTATGATTGGGGAGAAATTGGTCAATTGTTCAGTCACCTATGGTTCTTATATAGCCAATGATAGAATTGAGTTGTGGGAGAATCTTTGCCAGATTAGTAGGAATATTAGTTGCAGTTGGATGGTTGCTGTTGACTTCAATGCTGTCATGGATAATTCTAATAGGTTGGGGGGGAATGAGATTGATATTCAAGCTGTTGAGGAGTTTAAAGAGGCCATAAAAAAGCCAATCTTATTGA ACTGGGTTGATTATTGGCTTGATTCTTTTGTGAATGTCCTCAGTCAAGGGGTTTCTGACCATACTCCTCTGGTTGTAAATCTGAATGTCAGTAGCA GTTGGGGGAGTAACTGGAATGGTAGTACTATATTTCAAGTAACCCAGAAGCTTAAAGCCCTAAAGAGCAAGTTTAGAGAGCTTAATAAAGCTGATTATAGTGATATTTCCCAAAGAGTGATTACTATGAGGGAGATGGTGGATAAGCTGCAAGCTGATATGATAAAGGATCCTTTCAATGCTATTCTTCATGATGAAGAAAGAGACTGTTTCAATAGTCTGATTAAGCTCATGTCTTGGGAAGAAAATATCATGAGACAGAAGTCTAGGATGTTGTGGATTATACTTGGAGACCAGAAAAATAAGTTCTTTCACAGAAGCATCAAGCAAAGACAGTCTAAGCTGAAAATCATCAATCTAAAGTTGAGTAATGGATCTATTAGCAGCAACTTGGAAgacattaaaaattatattgtcaatcattttaaaaactttatggGGACTCCTAATCTTTCTAGAACTAATGTGAATTATGATATTCTGAGATCTGGCTATGTGTTGAGTGATGAGGATTGGAGCCTGCTTGATTGCAGCACTATTGATGATGAAATCAAGAAGACTTTGTTTTCTATTAAGGATGAAAAAGCCCCAGGGCCTGATGGCTATAatagttgttttttttaa
- the LOC126656095 gene encoding uncharacterized protein LOC126656095 isoform X1, giving the protein MAASSSCVKWHMWRSCVEEKPLSTPTKKKLSQGSCKVVNFHSRRTCSFGLSYLKASPYCIRDTSLRLSCLGSLVDLDGVTASDFVAISDQLLLMTTVVLTYMAGVIPVKKSNVTSSGNFLDDNLDRESATSSGSAKKNDDHVNSKYAWDAVKEKLLDSLDTIKNKNKLGNKLLEIEQQQAKRPLSLSAVSDGPNLRLLWASFKQLEDEVNSVLGNCEALDLDDWLTIFPDIIQKSCDRLCMSWLLEELHLENKKPDEGIVSLMIQKFKGDETVLQNIRKSGKEDLYAELLYFLRFGSFSRKSSCFDQSLFSSHGESILEDLVITLADGVASAYLELISVDGNLSNEMNDLGIVMCNLSTRELQRLRNEVSLNQWLYQNVEAIVSMYEDRFDLRTLKSKVITEPSQTETEENSSWWKKLTQRQSRRLSLSLSYVVISQFSMPVKRTKELRALTGWRYYFSLYLELSDIGMPLVRGVINKVSSGISFFLVSLIGRSLGLIYTGIRQSLRWK; this is encoded by the exons ATGGCAGCGTCGTCATCATGTGTGAAGTGGCATATGTGGAGAAGCTGTGTTGAAGAGAAACCCCTTTCCACTCCAACAAAGAA GAAGTTATCCCAAGGGAGCTGTAAAGTTGTCAACTTCCATTCTCGAAGAACCTGCAGCTTTGGACTCTCGTATTTGAAAGCTAGTCCTTATTGTATTAGGGATACGTCATTGAGGCTAAGTTGCTTGGGATCTTTGGTTGACCTTGACGGTGTTACAGCATCCGATTTTGTTGCTATTAGTGACCAGTTGCTTTTGATGACCACTGTGGTGCTTACGTACATGGCAGGAGTCATTCCTGTTAAGAAATCTAATGTCACTTCTTCGGGGAATTTTTTGGATGACAACTTAGACCGCGAAAGTGCAACGTCTTCTGGTAG TGCTAAGAAGAATGACGATCATGTTAATTCAAAGTATGCATGGGATGCAGTAAAGGAAAAGCTTCTTGATTCGCTTGATACTATAAAAAACAAGAACAAGCTAGGAAACAAATTGCTTGAAATTGAGCAGCAACAAGCCAAGCGACCACTAAGTTTGTCTGCTGTATCCGATGGTCCCAACTTGCGGCTGCTCTGGGCTTCTTTTAAGCAGCTCGAGGATGAG GTGAATAGTGTTTTAGGCAATTGTGAGGCTCTTGATTTGGACGATTGGTTGACTATTTTTCCTGATATTATTCAAAAATCCTGTGACCGTTTATGCATGTCTTGGCTATTAGAGGAACTTCACCTTGAAAATAAGAAACCAGATGAG GGAATTGTCTCTTTGATGATTCAGAAGTTTAAAGGAGATGAAACTGTTCTGCAGAATATAAGAAAGTCAGGCAAGGAAGATCTTTATGCTGAATTATTATACTTTCTCAGATTTGGGTCTTTCAG TAGGAAGAGCAGTTGCTTTGATCAGAGCTTGTTTTCTTCACATGGAGAGTCCATATTGGAAGATTTGGTGATTACTTTAGCAGATGGCGTAGCCAGTGCTTATTTGGAGCTTATTTCTGTAGATGGAAATTTGTCAAATGAAATGAATGACCTGGGGATTGTTATGTGTAATCTATCAACTCGAGAACTCCAAAGATTGCGCAATGAG GTGTCTTTGAATCAATGGTTGTATCAAAATGTGGAGGCAATTGTATCAATGTATGAGGATCGATTTGACCTACGCACTCTGAAGTCCAAAGTCATTACAGAACCAAGCCAGACTGAGACTGAAGAAAATTCTAGTTGGTGGAAGAAACTTACACAGAGACAATCTAGAAGGTTGTCTTTATCATTATCCTATGTCGTCATAAGCCAGTTCTCAATGCCTGTTAAACGGACCAAGGAACTAAGGGCATTGACAGGGTG GAGATATTATTTCAGTCTATACCTGGAGTTATCTGATATAGGCATGCCATTGGTTAGAGGTGTGATCAACAAAGTAAGCAGTGGGATATCGTTCTTTCTAGTATCCTTGATTGGGAGGTCATTAGGTCTGATTTACACCGGAATTAGGCAGTCTCTGCGATGGAAGTGA
- the LOC126656095 gene encoding uncharacterized protein LOC126656095 isoform X2, with protein MAASSSCVKWHMWRSCVEEKPLSTPTKKKLSQGSCKVVNFHSRRTCSFGLSYLKASPYCIRDTSLRLSCLGSLVDLDGVTASDFVAISDQLLLMTTVVLTYMAGVIPVKKSNVTSSGNFLDDNLDRESATSSGSAKKNDDHVNSKYAWDAVKEKLLDSLDTIKNKNKLGNKLLEIEQQQAKRPLSLSAVSDGPNLRLLWASFKQLEDEVNSVLGNCEALDLDDWLTIFPDIIQKSCDRLCMSWLLEELHLENKKPDEGIVSLMIQKFKGDETVLQNIRKSGKEDLYAELLYFLRFGSFRKSSCFDQSLFSSHGESILEDLVITLADGVASAYLELISVDGNLSNEMNDLGIVMCNLSTRELQRLRNEVSLNQWLYQNVEAIVSMYEDRFDLRTLKSKVITEPSQTETEENSSWWKKLTQRQSRRLSLSLSYVVISQFSMPVKRTKELRALTGWRYYFSLYLELSDIGMPLVRGVINKVSSGISFFLVSLIGRSLGLIYTGIRQSLRWK; from the exons ATGGCAGCGTCGTCATCATGTGTGAAGTGGCATATGTGGAGAAGCTGTGTTGAAGAGAAACCCCTTTCCACTCCAACAAAGAA GAAGTTATCCCAAGGGAGCTGTAAAGTTGTCAACTTCCATTCTCGAAGAACCTGCAGCTTTGGACTCTCGTATTTGAAAGCTAGTCCTTATTGTATTAGGGATACGTCATTGAGGCTAAGTTGCTTGGGATCTTTGGTTGACCTTGACGGTGTTACAGCATCCGATTTTGTTGCTATTAGTGACCAGTTGCTTTTGATGACCACTGTGGTGCTTACGTACATGGCAGGAGTCATTCCTGTTAAGAAATCTAATGTCACTTCTTCGGGGAATTTTTTGGATGACAACTTAGACCGCGAAAGTGCAACGTCTTCTGGTAG TGCTAAGAAGAATGACGATCATGTTAATTCAAAGTATGCATGGGATGCAGTAAAGGAAAAGCTTCTTGATTCGCTTGATACTATAAAAAACAAGAACAAGCTAGGAAACAAATTGCTTGAAATTGAGCAGCAACAAGCCAAGCGACCACTAAGTTTGTCTGCTGTATCCGATGGTCCCAACTTGCGGCTGCTCTGGGCTTCTTTTAAGCAGCTCGAGGATGAG GTGAATAGTGTTTTAGGCAATTGTGAGGCTCTTGATTTGGACGATTGGTTGACTATTTTTCCTGATATTATTCAAAAATCCTGTGACCGTTTATGCATGTCTTGGCTATTAGAGGAACTTCACCTTGAAAATAAGAAACCAGATGAG GGAATTGTCTCTTTGATGATTCAGAAGTTTAAAGGAGATGAAACTGTTCTGCAGAATATAAGAAAGTCAGGCAAGGAAGATCTTTATGCTGAATTATTATACTTTCTCAGATTTGGGTCTTTCAG GAAGAGCAGTTGCTTTGATCAGAGCTTGTTTTCTTCACATGGAGAGTCCATATTGGAAGATTTGGTGATTACTTTAGCAGATGGCGTAGCCAGTGCTTATTTGGAGCTTATTTCTGTAGATGGAAATTTGTCAAATGAAATGAATGACCTGGGGATTGTTATGTGTAATCTATCAACTCGAGAACTCCAAAGATTGCGCAATGAG GTGTCTTTGAATCAATGGTTGTATCAAAATGTGGAGGCAATTGTATCAATGTATGAGGATCGATTTGACCTACGCACTCTGAAGTCCAAAGTCATTACAGAACCAAGCCAGACTGAGACTGAAGAAAATTCTAGTTGGTGGAAGAAACTTACACAGAGACAATCTAGAAGGTTGTCTTTATCATTATCCTATGTCGTCATAAGCCAGTTCTCAATGCCTGTTAAACGGACCAAGGAACTAAGGGCATTGACAGGGTG GAGATATTATTTCAGTCTATACCTGGAGTTATCTGATATAGGCATGCCATTGGTTAGAGGTGTGATCAACAAAGTAAGCAGTGGGATATCGTTCTTTCTAGTATCCTTGATTGGGAGGTCATTAGGTCTGATTTACACCGGAATTAGGCAGTCTCTGCGATGGAAGTGA